From Verrucomicrobiia bacterium, the proteins below share one genomic window:
- a CDS encoding HipA N-terminal domain-containing protein, translating into MTARVQLWGRTIGAVSLEEGRDVAAFQYDAEFARSGIELSPLMMPLSDRVYEADVGWNRRLPEWGPSIFPYVGGASLGPCGGRVVRRRADSVPVGKRRRRRGREHAALEGPQNPSPELVLGRGVGQVSVNVPGLAGMAHLVFQVTGRGQRRGDGRLAFGPPRVPGFLEGGGNRPSHELGRMAFVEFVASRVEFAKDAGEAQPFVRRQAVGNQVRIAADDPEASPVGGFSEQAFEGFLPLPAQEHPLAAQGLAFGGTHGGGAGKPPRRQLRQLMLDLEGPLPVLPGDPPGDQVPLDGRGASRGLEPGEKGGRIVRLDGGPRGRNLGRAGRRWLNTDARRRDGHAGGPDGGGRIRGRDGFGYGGAVPEQESEDDIRQDADQQHGIPKVQSVPEREGSLGLPFAVHVLGSHGARKPVGDWRRSNSAALDGPRTPDTHWAIRAACSVGEPREGPAWRGGAASQARSRATNSSGVGSKPPNRNRSPIALTP; encoded by the coding sequence ATGACTGCGAGGGTCCAGCTCTGGGGGCGCACGATTGGCGCAGTGTCCCTCGAGGAAGGGCGCGACGTGGCGGCGTTTCAGTACGATGCGGAGTTTGCCCGCAGCGGAATCGAGCTGTCGCCGCTGATGATGCCTCTGAGTGACCGGGTGTATGAAGCGGATGTGGGGTGGAACCGCAGGCTTCCGGAATGGGGTCCCTCCATTTTCCCCTACGTCGGGGGAGCGTCACTGGGCCCCTGTGGAGGAAGGGTCGTCCGCCGCCGTGCTGATTCCGTACCGGTCGGCAAGCGTCGTCGGCGTCGGGGCCGGGAGCATGCCGCTCTCGAGGGTCCGCAGAACCCATCCCCGGAACTCGTCCTCGGACGTGGCGTCGGGCAGGTTTCGGTGAACGTACCGGGCCTCGCGGGAATGGCGCATTTGGTATTCCAGGTAACCGGCCGGGGACAGCGCCGCGGCGATGGCCGCCTCGCGTTCGGTCCGCCACGCGTCCCAGGCTTCCTGGAGGGCGGGGGAAACCGGCCCAGCCATGAACTGGGGCGGATGGCTTTCGTTGAGTTCGTTGCGTCGCGTGTTGAATTCGCGAAAGACGCGGGCGAGGCGCAGCCGTTCGTCCGGCGACAGGCCGTCGGGAACCAGGTCCGGATTGCGGCCGATGACCCGGAAGCGAGTCCAGTAGGCGGGTTCTCCGAACAGGCTTTCGAGGGTTTCCTCCCACTCCCAGCGCAGGAGCATCCGCTGGCGGCGCAGGGCCTGGCGTTCGGCGGAACCCATGGTGGTGGTGCCGGGAAGCCACCACGGCGTCAGCTTCGCCAACTGATGCTCGATCTCGAAGGTCCCCTCCCGGTACTGCCGGGCGACCCGCCGGGTGACCAGGTCCCGCTGGATGGACGGGGGGCATCCCGTGGCCTGGAGCCGGGCGAGAAAGGTGGCCGGATCGTCCGACTCGATGGCGGCCCACGGGGTCGGAACCTGGGCCGGGCCGGAAGGCGATGGCTCAACACGGACGCGCGCCGCAGGGACGGGCATGCGGGGGGTCCCGATGGCGGCGGGAGGATTCGCGGGAGGGACGGGTTCGGATATGGCGGCGCGGTACCCGAGCAGGAGTCCGAGGACGACATTCGCCAGGACGCTGACCAGCAGCACGGCATTCCCAAGGTTCAGTCCGTCCCGGAACGGGAGGGTTCCCTCGGCCTGCCTTTCGCGGTTCATGTCTTGGGGAGTCATGGTGCTCGGAAGCCTGTGGGAGATTGGCGACGTTCGAACTCGGCGGCCCTGGATGGGCCCAGGACGCCGGACACCCATTGGGCCATTCGAGCGGCCTGTTCGGTGGGGGAACCCCGGGAGGGACCGGCCTGGAGGGGAGGGGCGGCCTCCCAAGCCCGGAGCAGGGCGACAAACTCGTCCGGAGTCGGCTCGAAGCCGCCCAACCGGAACCGGAGCCCCATCGCGTTGACCCCGTGA
- a CDS encoding 3-oxoacyl-ACP reductase FabG — MSTTTAPLEGRVAVVTGASRGFGREIALALARAGARVALVARTAEGLARVHAEIQETGGIGLEIAGDLTREPFVREVAGRVRTRFGGVDILVNNAGVNLRKPLVEFTLEEWRGVLDINLTATFLMCREVVPLMSGRGYGRIVNLGSTMAHVALPGRTAYAASKSAILGLTRALALELAPQGITVNALSPGPFATEMNRPLLDNPELNRQFLERIPLGRWGDPRDIGGLVVFLCRPEAGFITGTDLVVDGGWIAQ, encoded by the coding sequence ATGAGCACGACGACGGCCCCGCTGGAGGGGCGGGTGGCGGTGGTGACGGGAGCGAGCCGGGGCTTCGGGCGGGAGATCGCGCTGGCCCTGGCGCGGGCGGGGGCGCGGGTGGCACTGGTGGCGCGGACCGCGGAAGGGCTGGCCCGGGTGCACGCCGAGATCCAGGAGACGGGCGGGATCGGGCTGGAGATTGCCGGGGATCTGACCCGGGAACCGTTTGTGCGTGAGGTGGCCGGGCGGGTGCGGACGCGCTTTGGCGGGGTGGACATCCTGGTGAACAACGCGGGGGTGAACCTGCGGAAGCCGCTGGTCGAGTTCACGCTGGAGGAGTGGCGCGGGGTGCTGGACATCAACCTCACGGCGACGTTTCTGATGTGCCGGGAAGTGGTGCCGTTGATGAGCGGGCGCGGGTACGGTCGGATTGTGAATCTCGGCTCGACGATGGCGCACGTGGCGTTGCCGGGTCGCACGGCCTACGCGGCGAGCAAGTCGGCGATCCTGGGCCTGACACGGGCGCTGGCGCTGGAGCTGGCGCCGCAGGGCATCACGGTCAACGCACTGAGTCCGGGACCGTTCGCCACCGAGATGAACCGGCCGCTGCTGGACAACCCGGAATTGAACCGGCAGTTCCTCGAACGGATTCCGCTGGGGCGCTGGGGGGATCCGCGGGACATCGGCGGGCTGGTGGTGTTCCTGTGCCGGCCCGAGGCGGGGTTCATCACGGGGACCGATCTGGTGGTGGATGGGGGCTGGATCGCGCAGTGA
- a CDS encoding single-stranded DNA-binding protein: MPVVRAAERLREATRGLAFGEPVAWVYRPLDYAWEIHRAYAGRFGDGPRRVIFLGMNPGPFGMAQTGVPFGEVAAVRDWMGLGGEVRAPDGTHPKRAVEGFACRRSEVSGRRLWGLFAERYGTADAFFAGHFVVNYCPLLFVAASGANLTPDKLPVRETAPLWAACDAHLREVVEGTGAAWVVGVGGFAADRAAEALEGMPVRIARILHPSPASPAANRGWAAAATRGLVEAGVWGLEAEP; encoded by the coding sequence ATGCCGGTTGTTCGGGCGGCGGAGCGGTTGCGCGAGGCCACGCGCGGGCTGGCCTTCGGAGAGCCGGTGGCCTGGGTTTACAGGCCGCTCGATTACGCCTGGGAAATCCATCGCGCCTACGCCGGGCGGTTCGGAGACGGCCCCCGGCGCGTGATCTTCCTCGGGATGAATCCCGGACCGTTCGGCATGGCACAGACCGGAGTTCCCTTCGGGGAAGTGGCGGCCGTGCGGGATTGGATGGGCTTGGGCGGTGAGGTCAGGGCGCCCGACGGGACGCATCCGAAGCGGGCGGTCGAGGGCTTTGCGTGCCGGCGGAGCGAGGTGAGCGGACGGCGGTTGTGGGGGCTGTTTGCGGAGCGGTATGGGACGGCTGATGCGTTCTTTGCCGGGCACTTCGTGGTGAACTACTGCCCGCTGCTGTTTGTGGCCGCGTCGGGGGCGAACCTGACACCGGACAAGCTGCCCGTACGTGAGACAGCACCTTTGTGGGCGGCGTGTGACGCGCACTTGAGGGAGGTGGTCGAGGGGACCGGAGCGGCGTGGGTGGTGGGTGTGGGCGGGTTCGCGGCGGACCGCGCCGCCGAGGCGCTGGAGGGAATGCCGGTTCGGATCGCACGGATACTGCACCCGAGTCCGGCCAGTCCGGCAGCGAACCGGGGTTGGGCGGCGGCGGCGACCCGGGGGTTGGTGGAGGCGGGGGTTTGGGGGCTGGAAGCGGAGCCATGA